Proteins from a single region of Chrysemys picta bellii isolate R12L10 chromosome 9, ASM1138683v2, whole genome shotgun sequence:
- the LOC135973649 gene encoding uncharacterized protein LOC135973649 yields the protein MQSSPAVMAVQSVNRKRAPAWTDREVLDLIAVWGDESVLSELRSKRRNAKIYEKISKDMAERGYSRDATQCRVKIKELRQGYQKTKEANGRSGSHPQTSRFYEALHSILGAAATTTPPVTVDSEDGVVSTAGSSDMLGDVEDEEGDEEGEAVGSAHNADFPDSQDLFITLTEIPYEASPAITPDTESGEGSATPSVTVSQPSLESHSQRLARIRRRKRRTREDMFSELMACSQAQAAQQTQWRENLTRMHQANMDREERWRQEDQQATQTLLGLLREQTDTLRRLVDVLQERRQEDRAPLQSIYNRPPLPPSPIPTSPKVQRRRGGRVPANSHSTPAESSSSRRLSFPKI from the exons atgcagagctctccagcagtgatggccgtgcagtctgtgaatagaaagagggccccagcatggactgatcgggaagtcttggatctcatcgctgtgtggggcgatgagtccgtgctttccgagctgcgatccaaaagacggaatgcaaagatctacgagaagatctctaaagacatggcagagagaggatacagccgggatgcaacgcagtgccgcgtgaaaatcaaggagctgagacaaggctaccagaagaccaaagaggcaaacggacgctccggatcccatccccagacatcccgtttctatgaggcactgcattccatcctcggtgcggccgccaccactaccccaccagtgaccgtggactctgaggatggggtagtgtccacggccggttcctcggacatgttaggggacgtggaagatgaggaaggagatgaggagggcgaggcagtcggcagcgctcacaacgctgatttccccgacagccaggatctcttcatcacccttacagagatcccctacgaagcgtccccagccattaccccggacacagaatctggtgaaggatcagcca ccccatctgtgactgtctcacaacctagcctggaatcacactcccagaggctagcgcggattaggcgtaggaagaggaggacacgggaggacatgttctctgagcttatggcctgttcccaagcccaggcagcacagcagacccagtggcgggagaacttgacccgaatgcaccaagccaacatggatcgggaggagaggtggcggcaggaagaccagcaggcgactcaaacgctgcttggactactgagggagcaaacggacacgctccggcgccttgtggatgttctgcaggaacggaggcaggaggacagagccccgctgcagtccatctataaccgccctcccctgccaccaagtcccatacccacctcacccaaagtgcaaagaaggagaggcggcagagtccctgctaactctcactccacccctgcagagagctctagtagcagaaggctctcatttcccaaaatttga